One Aegilops tauschii subsp. strangulata cultivar AL8/78 chromosome 2, Aet v6.0, whole genome shotgun sequence genomic window, AGCTGCACACCTGTGAAGTCACCTTCTAATGTATATGTGGACACCCTGTAATCTTTGTCCTGGTTCACCTAATTATACATATTGATATATCCTAATATGAATCCTCTATAACACTAAGCTCCCTAGTTTAAAGAGCCCACATTCAATTGAGGTCTTCAGTTGAGATTATGTCACTCGATTATGACCgggtcaacaatttctcaaaGCTTTTCCATTCAATTCTTTTATATTACTCTCAAAGTTCCATAATTTTTAAGGCCTCACAATTAATTGATGTCTTCAATTTAGAATTGGTTCAACTCAACTTTGACCGGGTCAACAATACTAAGCTCCCTAATTTTTAAGGCCTCACAATCAATTGAGTCTCCAGTTAGAATTGGTTCACCCGATTTTGACCAGGTCAACAATTCCTCAGAACTCTCCCATTCATTTCTTTTACACTATACACTATGCTTCCGAATTTTTAAGCCATCACAATTAATTGATGTCTTCGATTTAGAATTGGTTCACTCGATTTTGACTGGGTCAACAATTTCTCGAGGAGCTCTCCCATTCAATTATTTTAATTCACCATGTTTCCTAATTTTGGAACTCTTTCATTTGATTGAAGTATTCAATTTTAGATTTGGTCTACTATTTGATCGGGCCCATGATTTTTCAAATCAATCCGCAATAACCGGCCTATAGAAACATATCAATCTCGTGCACTCTCACACCACCTAAAAAAATAAATGCTACCATCTGATACTGTAGCACCAATATAGTACATGCAGCTACCGACGCAGAAATTTCCCCACATAAATATGGGTTTATTAGCGGATAACACACAATCACACCGCGAAAGGCCCACCAAATCATCGTGTAATAAAAAAACACTCCATCTCCATGCCCCGCCGAACTAAATATTCCATCAGTTCGAAAATATAAAGGGTATTAGTTTTTTGGAAAGTTAATTTCCTTTAACTTTGATCAAGTTTAGAGCCAAAAATATCGACATCCAGAATATTAAAAAAACATATGGAAATTCATTTTATGATGAATCTAATTATACCGATTTGATATTATGGATTTTGATATATTTATCTACAAATTTGATCAAACATAAaaaggtttgacttttcaaaaaagtAATGCACCTTATATTTTGATGAAAAGGGTGGGTATTTTTTTAACCAATAACATCAATGGCGTAGCAAAGCGCGTCCAACCCTTCTAGTGTTATTGATGTACAAAGGTTTTTTTTTGCGAGATTATCGATGTATAAAGTTATGAACGATGCTAGCCATACATATCGATATGATAGTTTCCGTCCGATTTCCATCCAATATTACTCATCAAACAATTTATGCATTGGAGCAGATTGCTGAGATCGTAATACCTAGAATCAGGGTAGAGGTTCCGCTGAATTAAGGAATTTAAGCCCGGGGAATCAGTCTTGAGAAACGGAATCATGCTTGAGGATCAATCTGCTCATTAACAAGAATAATATCCCTCCGGTCCGCTAATTGCAAGGAATATAATGAGCGTGCGATCTCGGCGCTGCCTATATAATACACGCTGGGACACACATCACCTCATCTCTCTCCAATCCATTCTCCTCTTCCTCGACGTCCTTCACTGCACGAGCGCGAGCATGGCTTCTTCTTCCTTCGCCGTTTTTGCGGCTCAAGCCAGTTGCTGGCTCCTCCTCCTTTCCCACAGCGTTTCCGGCTGGTCCGACGCCGGCGCGACGTGGTATGGCCCCCGCATCGGCGGCGGCAGCGACGGTACGTATATCGTATGCATGGACGACGCATGCACACGTCGATGATGAGAGTGCATGCAGGATTGAACGCGTCTACAGTAGTTGTTTTTGTGTAATAACGCAAGCATGGATGAATGTACGTGCATGTTGCAGGTGGTGCGTGCGGGTACCAGCGCGACGTTGAGAGCCCGCCGTTCTCCGCCATGATCACGGCGGGCGGCCCCTCCCTCTACAAGAACGGCAAGGGATGCGGCGCTTGCTACCAGGTGAGATGCAGCTCCAATGCTGCTTGCTCCGGCCGCCCAGTGACCGTTGTTGTCACCGACCAGTGCCCCGGCGGGCCGTGCCTGGCCGAGGCCACCCACTTCGACCTCAGCGGGAAGGCGTTCGGCGCCTTGGCAAAGCCCGGTCAGGCCGACAACCTCCGCAACGCCGGCAACATCAAAGTCCAGTACAACCGGTAAGCAAGCTCGAGCCCAGTGCCCGCTTCGTGATTGATCCATCGATCCATTGTCATCTCTTTGCATGATTTCTTTGCTCGCTCGCAGGGTTCCATGCAACTGGCGCGGGGTTGCCTTCAGGGTCGACGCCGGCTCAAACCCGAACTACCTTGCGGTGCTCATCGAGTACGAGTCCGGCGACGGCGACCTGCAGGCGGTCGAGCTCCAGCAGCGCGGCGGCAGGTGGGCGCCGATGCAGCAGTCGTGGGGCGCCGTGTGGAAGTACAACTCCGGGTCCACCCTACAGGCGCCCATGTCGATCCGCATCACCTCCAGCTCTGGGAGGAAGCTCGTCGCCACCAACGTCATCCCCTCCGGCTGGCAGGCTGGCAAGACCTACCGATCCATCCACAAATAGTTAGTGATTCACCCGGTCTGTCAGATCGAGTACCCATGTTAATTAGTCGCGCCCCCTTTTGTTTTGGGATAAAGGGCGTTTTTAGCATCTACTCATAACGTCGCAATGTAGTTGCTCCACTGTGTGATCG contains:
- the LOC109757887 gene encoding putative expansin-B14 translates to MASSSFAVFAAQASCWLLLLSHSVSGWSDAGATWYGPRIGGGSDGGACGYQRDVESPPFSAMITAGGPSLYKNGKGCGACYQVRCSSNAACSGRPVTVVVTDQCPGGPCLAEATHFDLSGKAFGALAKPGQADNLRNAGNIKVQYNRVPCNWRGVAFRVDAGSNPNYLAVLIEYESGDGDLQAVELQQRGGRWAPMQQSWGAVWKYNSGSTLQAPMSIRITSSSGRKLVATNVIPSGWQAGKTYRSIHK